In Engraulis encrasicolus isolate BLACKSEA-1 chromosome 15, IST_EnEncr_1.0, whole genome shotgun sequence, the following proteins share a genomic window:
- the usp18 gene encoding ubl carboxyl-terminal hydrolase 18 codes for MERTSLYRRSYDPRIRGLSNFSLSCCVNALLQSLFATKELQDLLDRWEPNGDCEESKNVALHLKKTLQDMRRDGLQPAPHRSFLACLHHNSIYRNVQHDADEVFLSVLNLIQQQMADTHVKREILDLYKVNIKGHTLCSECAYDHVVESFLLSLPLSVHEGRNDLKKCIQSFFEEQELEGEDKCYCERCGQKWRSKQWFELCALPKIVCMHLKRFRNVDGFTRKLFSKVSFPETLNFTDIDPKHTTTYRLYAVVVHSGIASFGHYTAYIQLPTDSTWYYADDSRVKKVSWSDVQRSYGGHSGYDTAYMLLYREQPEESSASNS; via the exons ATGGAGAGAACCTCATTATATCGTCGTTCGTATG ACCCGCGGATAAGAGGACTGAGCAACTTCAGTCTATCATGCTGTGTAAATGCACTTCTGCAGTCCTTATTCGCCACAAAGGAATTACAAGACCTTCTAGACCG TTGGGAACCAAATGGTGATTGCGAGGAAAGTAAAAACGTAGCTCTGCATCTGAAGAAGACTCTGCAGGATATGCGACGAGATGGTCTACAACCTGCGCCTCATCGCAGCTTCCTGGCTTGCCTGCATCACAATTCAATCTACA GAAATGTGCAGCATGATGCCGATGAAGTGTTTCTCTCAGTCCTGAACCTCATTCAACAACAGATGGCCGACACACATGTG AAAAGGGAAATCCTTGACCTTTATAAGGTCAACATCAAGGGCCACACATTATGTTCGGAGTGTGCGTATGATCACGTGGTCGAGAGCTTTCTGCTCAGCCTTCCGCTTTCTGTGCACGAGGGGCGCAATGACTTG AAGAAATGCATCCAGTCATTCTTTGAGGAACAGGAGCTCGAAGGAGAAGATAAATGCTACTGTGAACGATGTGGACAGAAATGGCGATCTAAGCAG TGGTTTGAACTTTGTGCCCTCCCTAAAATCGTATGCATGCATCTGAAGCGGTTTCGAAATGTGGATGGATTCACCAGAAAACTGTTTAGCAAAGTGTCATTCCCCGAGACCCTGAACTTCACTGACATTGATCCTAAG CACACTACAACTTACAGGCTGTATGCAGTGGTGGTACACTCTGGAATTGCCTCGTTTGGCCACTACACGGCATACATTCAACTACCAACAGACTCGACATGGTACTATGCAGATGACAGTCGAGTTAAAAAG GTTTCATGGAGTGACGTCCAGCGGTCTTATGGAGGACATTCAGG ATATGACACAGCCTATATGCTGTTATACAGAGAACAGCCAGAAGAAAGCTCTGCCTCAAACAGTTAA